ATTGAAGTTTGTTTGTAAAGGTTGAAATATGTTTATGATTAAGATTTTGTCATGGTCGGCAGGCTTCTCACTTTTGTCTCCGACCAAGCTGGGGCATGCTTTTGAGTAAATATTTGGTCTGCAGGCAGGCTCGATCTAGACACTTGATGTTTGGACTTTTGTAAGCCCTGCCCGAAATCCGTACACACACTTGAGCTAGACACTTGATTTTAAAATGTGAATTATTCGTTGTTCACCGCTAAAAATCCACATATTATGTCTTTTTTGTTTAGCTCAATGTTAACTTATTTTGTCATCAAAATCATACACATGTTTGTATATATATACATCCATATTATCATGTAAAATTTGTTTTAGCAGTTTTTAAACTTCAAAAATGTAAGTTTTAAACTATTTGAAATAAAGTGCTCACTGGTGCCCTTATTCCACGGTGACCTTTTGATAATTGGTGCTCTTTATAGACTCCCCGGCACCTTTAGGACACGTACCATGACCAATATCTGTAGTTTACATAACGAGAGAATTTAGTGTGTACACTTCCACTGAATATTCCACAACATGCTAGATACTTGCCTTGTTTATTACCTTATCTTTGTGGAGAGTCATACTGATTGGCATGACTTGTATTTGTATCCTATGTTATCATCTTTTGACTTGACTCTGAcgtctatacctactaataaagcaaggtgcgtttcatcgatttttttcatccgttcaccttATTATTATTTTTGATTTTTTAAGATATTcaaggtggtactaaatttttgTCTGAACAATTAATTCACGTGTCTTACGTGCCTGGGCTTCAACCCATCTGGCACGCATCTTCCGCGTCTGGGCCAGAAGCAGCTATGGCGGCCCATGCGCGGGGTTACATGGGCTCGAGCGGTCAACGCCGTACCAGATCGAGCATCGGGGCAAAAAAAATGATCGAGCATCAGGCGGCGGTAGTGCACCGGTCCGGCGGGGCTTCCAGGGCGGCGAGGACGCGGGAGGCGAGCAGACGAAGTCAGACGACTGTGGGCGCATCATTTACCAACGGATCCAGGGCAGGGGTGGCTTCATCGTGGCTCCGGAGCAAAACACGACGGCGGCGAAGCTTCTCTGCCATGGCGGCTCGGCTGGGTTCCTCGCTGGAAGGGGAGAGAGAGATGAGGGAGGAGAGAGACGGGAGAAGAAGAGAAGGGAGAAGAaggaggaaaggaagggagaatgcagggaagagggcggtggcggcggcgaaaCTTCTCAGCCATGGCGGCTCGGCTGGGTTCCTGCGTGGAAAGAAGGGAGAGAGAGATGGGAGAAGAAAAGGACAagggagaggaaggaggaagggaagggagaaggcaTGGAAGAGGACGGCGGATCGACGTGTCGCCGGCAGTTGGGCTCGCCGGCCGGAGGCGAGAAGAAGAAGGCGGAGATGGGCTCTCCTCGCTCGGGCGCGCGTGCGTTACGAGCGGCGGCTGCTGGCTGCTACGGGCACGGGCTCCCTTTTTTTTAGATGAACGGCGTTTTTTTATTTCTCTCAAGTGTTTCACCTTTTTAGGGAAAATCTTCTTTATTTCACGGGCATGGGCTGCCATTTCCTATAACACAGACACGTCATATCATAATATTCTTTCTATTTGGTTACTGGGCCAGCTTTCGGTACaatcatttttttattaattaACAATATCATCTATCCTTAAAAAGATCAATAGTACCAGCTCGTTAATTTACACGGGATGCCACCAATTTTATATATGTCTCCAAATTAAAAAAATCAACCAATATATTCgatttttttattaaaaaagTGAGGGTGAGGTTACAAAACAAATGGCGAGGTGTGGCCATAATCCGTGAGCTTAGTTAGTGGACGGCGTGAGGATGAGCTTAGAGGTCGTGCCAACAGAGCCAATGCTGGGTCAGTATTGGATTGCTAAAATCTTAAACCATGTGTGTGTTttttccgttgcaacgcacgggccaatCCAAGTTTGTATTCGATTTCGCTAAGCATGTCATCAAGGACTCTAGAACATCCTATTTCCAAACCTGGGGTCCACAGTCAGTGTCCCATCGGTGGAAGGCTCCGTGAAGCTTCAGCATACGGAAGAACACGGCTCCGTCCTCCGTGTATTATTTCAGGCAGCTCTCGCGATGCCATTGCCACGAGCTTCTCGTCCTAAAGCCTGCTCCCATTTCCTGCCTGAGTCCTGACATCCGACCGCGTGCGCGGCAGCGCGGCGCCCCAGCCTCCGTAGGCCAGCATGGACCTCACCGACCAGTCGCCGGAGGAGATGTACTCCGTGTGGGCCCTCCTGCCGGAGCCTGTCCACCGACGCCTTCTCGGCCTCATGGCCGGCCTCCGCGCCGCGCACGGCGGCGCGGTCTTCGAGCCGCACGCCACCGTCCTCGGGGCCATGCGCTTCCGCCGCTCCGCCGCCGTCGAGGCGCTACGAGCCGCGGCGGCCGGCCTCCGCCCATACACCGCCCGCGTCGCCTCCATCGGGCGCTACGGCGTCAACCTCCTCCTCGAACCAACCCGTGAGGTCGGTCTCCGGTATCCCTAAGCTTACCCCTATCTGCGCCGGTTTGCTTTGCTCCCATCAAATTATCTTGATTTTGCTTGCAGGTGATGGCCACGAGCGACCACTGCCGCGCCCACTTCGACTACCAGAGACCAGCTCGTGAGTCCTCCACCTGAATTAACTCCGTCTCCGTAAAATCACAAGCTGATGACAGCTGATTAAACATAATTGCAGCGTACGTGCCGCATCTGAGCCTCTTGTATGGAGATCACCTAACGGAGGAGGAGATGGcagcggcgaggaagaaggcAGGGGAGATGGACAAGGGAATATTTGGGCTGCAGTTCGAGATATCCGAGCTCGCGCTTTACAAAACGGATCCGAAGGACAAGAGCTTGGAGTCGTGGGAATTGGTTCAACTGTGCCACCTTCAGAAGAAGTGATCTCAGTTTGCTCCCAATGCATGCCGATGCTGCATGCTGCCATGTATCCACGTTTGCGAGTTATGTTGTGTGCGTGTAGTAATAACCACATGTATAATTTGTCTCCCGGAGCCCTTCTGCTTGGAATAAGGAAATAATAATGTAATATAGGGGTTTTTGTCTTCTTAAATgtgcaaaaaaaaattcaaatcttTTGTGAGAACTCGCAAAACATGTTATGATTCAGGTCGTACAGATTACTTACTTTTTTAGTATGTAGGAGTACAGTTTAATTACCTAATGTTTTGTTTCGCCAAAAAATACAGCTCCTAGTCCGCTCATAGGACAATGGGGAGTCAGCAAACGTGCACCCTATTTTCTTTTATGGTAATACGTTTCTCATTTATATTATAAGGATCATAGTACAAGTCACATACACACCAACCTGGCAAACGCGCACCCTTCCCCGGCGTTATCTTTCTTTAGAAGATTGCACTGCGTTAGCTAGAGAGCAAACGCGCACTCCTCAACACTACATGGGCCAGCCCAATTGGGCATTTTTTCGCCATGTGTTTATCTGGTTTGGGGATTTTCTCAATAAAAAAAAACTGGTTTTGGGAAGGTTCTCCGCGAACCAGTTTTGTTTTACTTATGGGTGTGGGTATCCCTGATCCAGTGTGtttatttgtgtgtgtgtgtgtgtgcacacacgtgcgtgtgcgtgtgtaccagttttttctttttttatttttttatttttcagtTCGTGAATAGTTTTTAAAATGTCAGATTTTATTTTTGAAATCTGAGTACATTTTTCAGATTCATGAACGTTTTAAAATTTCGAGAATATTTAAAAAATCGAACATGTTTTCGAAATaacaaatatttttaaaatacatgaacatattttgaatttCAGGATCATATATTAAATTCACAAAAAAATGAATATATTTTAAAACTCGAGATTCTTTATTTAGAAGGTATTTAATGAAAAATCAGCCCATAGACTTTATAAACTATTttaagaaaaaaaatcatgaagtGTGTGCACACTGGGCTGGCCCGTTTACCATTCCTCGCATGGAGGGGTTCCGAAGCGAGCGTCCCGGTGCTTGTGTGCTCGCACTCACTCGCCCTACGTGGAGATTAGGTACATTTGCATGGATTAAAAACAAGCCAATGCTTTGGAGGCGTGGCAACATTTTTTGATGGCTCTTGTTTCTTCCCATTTGACCCGTGTATCGTCAGCCCACTTTCACCGATGCCAAGAATAATTGGGCAGCTCACTTTCCCCGTAACctgcttttattttattttcagtTTTTTTGTTGGGTTTCCACGAATAAAACCGGATGTTGTTTTTTAGGAGCTAGATATTTTCAAAAACTATTAAAAATTAGAAATATATTTTACAAAAAAATTAGTATGTATTTTATGCTAAATTTCAGTGCATGTTGAAAAAAGGTTCATCATATGTTAAAAAATATTAAGTGAGTTTAGAATAACGTTCATCATATAATTATGAAAGTCCATCgtacatttgaaaaatgttcaaagTAATATCAAAAAATTGTTCACCGTATATTATAAAAAGTATTAATTTTCTATTTTAAAATTGTTCACCATGTACTTGTACTGAAAATATATTCATCATAATTGGAAACAAGTTCACCATATATTGCAAAAGCTATAaaaatatgcaaaataaaaaaCCAAAAAAGCAGAAGTAATCTCAAGATCTGAAAtgaaaaggaaaggaaaaaatAATCAAGAAAAACGCACCAGAACAGCCGTTACGTGTGCCGGCCCGTTTGAACTGCTGTACGACGCATGTGATTCTTAAAAAACTATATAACCCACGCGGGCGTCATATAGGATTGTCCGAGGTGCACGTTTGCTCACCCTCGCTCGCCTTACGCGGGGATTAGGAGCACTTTGCACTGATTGGCAAAAAAAATCAATGCTTTAAGGTGCGACAACATTACTGTATGGCCCACAATAAGTGGGCCTTGTTGCCTCCCATTTGGTGCTCTAACTCTTGTGATCGGTTCGGCCTATTAGGCTTCAGTACCGGGCCAGTAGTAGGCCCTGCCAATAAATGTCACATTTGTTTCCTTCCCTTTTCTTCCTGAAAGGACACCAACTGGACTTATTTCTTAGAGGGCCAAGAATCACCTTCTTTTTTTAGAGGGACAAGAAGTGAACATGCAAGAGAAGAGTTTGTGCATGATCTGGACCGTCCGTCGATGGTAATCTGAGGACTGCGTTCGTTGAGCTTTGGCATTTCAGCAACGCATGATCATTTCACTGAAGTTAATGGTCATAGTGATGGCTCCATTTTGCATATTTGTGCATGCTCAAGTGTCTCGCAAAAAACAAGATGACATCGACATGGATAACCAGAATTCACCGCAAATATGATGAAATACGGGCCCTCATGCATGAACGAAAAAACAAGGTATGAGTTATataaaagaaaaatatatgaAAAAACAGCATGACCTATTACAGCGTAGAGACACATGCACGCGCCACGCGAACAGCAAGATGCCGTCAGTAAGCGTGTGGTCCATCTACATGTATCCAGTATTTTATGCAACGAAATAATAACCAATGAAACAATAGTATTAAGTTGACTGACGACTGGAGGCCGGATCCAACACTTGGTTTTCTGCCACCATCCTGAGCACCCCCGATAGCTTGACTCGCTGACTAGTCTCGGTCGTCGCCGGTTGTGACGCCGGCCCGGGCTTGACGTGTACGACTTGACCTGACCTGAAATGAATTTGTATATCAAGTTATCAACGCCAGGAAAAAGTTTATGCATGGTCCGTCAAGATCGAAACGGACCGAGAAAACTTGAGGAAAACTGGACGGAAAATGAACAGAAATTGTCCGAGCACCAAACCAACCAAAAAGAGTGATGAGTAAAATAACGGCTTGCGGACAACGGCGTCTATGTAGGTACGCACGCCCGTACCTGCAGAATATATTGACGGATACACTCCACTTGAGGAGAGGTGGTGGTTGATGGTTAGTACGTGCCACGACGGCCCGGCGGCGCGGCGCCGCCCTTGCCGTGACGGGGGCGCCCGgcccggtggcggcggcggcggcgcggcagccACGAGAGGAGGCTTTTGAGCACCCGCTTCAGCACCAGGCCCCTCTGGGGGACGTAGCTTCCGGGTGTAACTCTAGGGGAGTCGGTGGTTTGTGG
This sequence is a window from Aegilops tauschii subsp. strangulata cultivar AL8/78 chromosome 7, Aet v6.0, whole genome shotgun sequence. Protein-coding genes within it:
- the LOC109736804 gene encoding cyclic phosphodiesterase is translated as MDLTDQSPEEMYSVWALLPEPVHRRLLGLMAGLRAAHGGAVFEPHATVLGAMRFRRSAAVEALRAAAAGLRPYTARVASIGRYGVNLLLEPTREVMATSDHCRAHFDYQRPAPYVPHLSLLYGDHLTEEEMAAARKKAGEMDKGIFGLQFEISELALYKTDPKDKSLESWELVQLCHLQKK